The sequence below is a genomic window from Lentimicrobium saccharophilum.
TCTCGTTCCGATAGTCCCGATGGCGATCGGGATCGGAATCGCTTGACCACCGTCGTTCAGCAACCAGGGTTGAGGCTGAGGTTGTGTTTCGGCTTGGTTCGGCTGGTCTCGGCTGGTCTCGGCTACGCTCGACCACCATCGCTCGACCACCGTCGCTCACCAACCGTCGCTCAGCAACCAGGGTTGAGGTTAGAATTATAAAATAACTGGTTTACCTGAAATTATGTCCGGCATCTGAGACCTCCTGATCCTGTCAATACTGTCAACCAATTAAATCCTGTCAATCCTGTTAATCCTGCCAAACTATTAAATCCTGTAAATCCTGTGAATCCTGTCTTTATGAAAAACAACCATCAGCACGGTCAATCATATCAATCCGAATTCAAAAATCAAAAATCCGAAATATCAAAACTCCTTACTTTTGCAAAAACTCAAACCAATGAAAGTCTCCGGTTTCACCTTTATCCGCAATGCCGTTAAATTCGATTATCCTGTGGTGGAAGCCATCACCTCCATACTTCCGATCTGCGATGAATTCGTGGTGGCAGTCGGCAATTCCGAGGACGGCACCCGTGACCTGATCCTGGGCATAGGTTCCCCCAAGATCCGGATCATCGATACCGTTTGGGACGACAGTCTGCGTGAAGGCGGACGCGTGCTGGCTTTGGAAACCGATAAGGCCTTTGACGCCCTGAACAGCGACAGCGACTGGGCATTTTACATACAGGGCGATGAGGTGTTGCACGAGCAATACCTGGAGCCTGTCAGAGAAGCGATGCTGCGTTGGAAGGATGATCCACGGGTGGAAGGACTGCTGCTGAATTACACCCATTTTTACGGCTCCTACGACTACATCGGCGACAGCCGGCGCTGGTACCGGCGCGAGGTGAGGGTAATCCGCAACGATAAGTCAATCCGCTCCTACCGCGACGCCCAGGGCTTCCGCAAAGACGGCCGTCCGCTGAACGTGAAACCCGTTGAAGCAACCATGTATCACTATGGCTGGGTAAAACCACCCGAGCTGCAGCAGGCCAAGCAGGAATACTTCCATAAACTCTGGCACAACGATGAGTGGGTGGAGAAGAAAATCCCGAAAGCTGACAGTTTCGACTATTCCGGCATCGACTCCCTGGCCCTTTTCAAAGGAACCCATCCGGCTGTAATGCAGAACCGCATCAACCGGCTTAACTGGCTGTTCAGTTTCGATCCCACCCAAAAACGCCTGCCCTTTAAATCAAGATTGCTGCATTTCATCGAAAGCCTTACTGGATGGAGGATTGGAGAGTACCGGAATTACCGGGTAATAAAATAAATGTGAGAATGTGAGAATGTGAAGAAGTGATAATTTATGCATATGAAAATTTAAGAATAACTTGAATTAGGAAATTAGCAATACGGAAATCATTGAGAGATAAGCCTTTTCATACCGCACTAATATATTCGGCAAAGCGGAGCGTCTGAAGAAAAGTAAAGCATCCGGACCAAGGCCGGATATTTTCCCGGATAATTTCATGGCATTTTACTCATAAAGAACTGACGATTTTATAAATAATAGCTATTTTTGGGAAAATCATCTGCAATAGTTAAACAATTTTACATGAAGCGATTGCTGATACTGGGCCTTTGCATTATTTCCCTCAGTGTTTCGGCCCAGCGCGAAGCCGATAACTGGATTTTCGGCTGGAGTTCCTGGATCAGTTTTTCCTCGGGCTCACCGGCATACGTTCCCGCTCCCAACGGACTCTTTTCATTCTATGGTTCAACGTCCTTATCCGATAGTGCCGGAAATTTATTGTTTTATTCTGACGGGATAGAACTTTTTAACAGAAACTATGATTTAATGTTGAACAGCGACGGGTTGATGGCTGCAGCTTTTGCGACCAACCCGTGCATTGCATTTCCCAAACCGGGCGATCCGGGCAAATTCTATTTTTTCACGGTTGGCGGAAGATCAGGCACTACCAACAGGGCAGGCTCGGAATACTCGGTCATCGACATGGCCCTTGACGGGGGTCTGGGCGGAATCATTGAAGGCCAGAAAAACATACCCCTGATTGCCGCCGACAGCACCTACGAAACCATTCAGGGAGTAAAACACGGAAGCCGGGATGCCTACTGGGTCATCCTGCGCAACCACCGCAGCCCCAATAAGTTTCTCAGCTATCTGGTGGATCAGTCAGGAGTAAACCAGACTCCGGTAGTTTCAAACTGCATCCTCAACTTTCCGGCCGAAGGAAATCAGTCGGAATACATGAAAATTTCGGCTGACGGCAAGTATCTTGTGTTTGCTGACCGCAACGGCACCGCAGGGCATCAGGGAATGACCGAAATATACCGTTTCAACAATGTTACCGGACAACTTACACCGGTGCTGCTATTCAACAGGGGGTCACAGTCGGTACAGGGCATTGAGTTCTCGGCAAATTCCGACTATCTTTACATGAGTGAAGGAATCTACCGGCCGTCGGTTGCTTTGCATGAAAGATGGATCGCGCAGTATGAAATGAGTAAAGCAGCTGACCTTACCCAGTTCATGGATGCAAAAGTTGTAATGGTCAGAGACTCATCTGTTTTTGGCTACGGAAACCTGCTTTTAGCAAATAACGGTAAAATATATTTTGCCCAGTCCGAAGATAACGGAACCAGTATCAACGGATATCTTTCAGCCATCAACAATCCTTCGGCAAAAGGCGAAGCATGCAATATTGAATTAATGGTCGTTGAAACCTTCAATCCCTGGGAGGGACTCCCGACTTTTATCAGTTCATTTATGGCCGAATTCGAGTGGGCGGGAAGCTGTGAAGGTGATACCATTAAGTTTGATTCAAGATTTTCACCGGCACCCGTTTCCTGGCTCTGGAATTTCGGCGATCCGGCAAGCGGCGCAGCCAACACAAGTACGGACGCCGACCCCTGGCACATCTACACAACGCCCGGCGAATACGAGGTGTCGGTTACCGTTGTTTTTCCTAACGGCACGCAGCATACTTCCACCAGAAGCGTTCATATTTTCGGTTTGCCTGTTTTTTCGCTGGGCGATACCATAAAAATCTGTGCAGGCGGAAACACGGTACTGACCCCCGGACCCGGATATGCTTCTTATCTGTGGAGCAATGGCTCCTTCAGTCCGCAGATAACCGTGAACACTCCCGGCGAATACTGGGTTGAAGTTCGTAACGAAGGTGATTGCGCGTTTACCGATACTGTTCAGGTGGTGCATCACCCTTCAGCCGTCCTTATTACAGACAATCTTGTTGTAAGCCCGACCACCTGCGGCGGACAGACGGGGGCCATAACCGGACTCGGCATTAACGGGCAGGCACCGTTTACTTATAACTGGACGGAAATAATTTCCGGCAACCCTGCAGGCCAAACACCCAACCTTTATAATCTGGGGGTGGGTGTTTATCAGCTGACTTTCACCGATGGAAATGGATGCAACATGCCTGCAACCAATTTCGAAATCAGGGATGTCGGAAACCTCCTGATTGACACGGTTACAAATACAAACGCCCTGTGTAATGAGGCCAATGCGGAAATATTTGTCATTGCCGTATCCGGGCTGGGTTCAAGAATTCAATACTTCATCAGGCGTGAAAACGATACCCTGACGCAATGGCACAACGGCCTGTTTACCGGCCTTGCCCCGGGGATTTATTATGCCTGGGCCTCCGATTCAACCGGATGTACCAGCGTTTACGGGCAACCGGTAATGGTCACAAGCCCTGACGGGCCGGAGATCACAGACCATCTGATGCTGCCTGCAACGGCCGGACAGTCGGATGGTACAATTATCCTTACAGCGCAGTCCGCGGCAGGCGACACCATTTACTATACCGTAAACGGCATCACGCAGATCAACGATGGCTACTTCGACGACCTCCCCGCCGGGGATTATCTTTGCGAAGTAACCGATGAAAACGGATGCAGTACCTACATTTCCATCACCATCACCACCCTTGAAATTGTTTATCTCAATGCCATCGTCGGTGACGGGTCGGCCTGTTCGGGCAACCCGGCGTTTTCCCCGCTGTATGTCAGCAATTTCAACGGGGTCAGATCGTTTAAGGTTACGCTTGACTACAATCCTGCCATCATGGAATGTCTTGGATATACGGATGTCCACGGTCAGCTTCAGGCCGGCATGCAGCCTTACCTGATCCCTGAAGCCGGAAAAATTATAATTGAATGGTCAGGTTCCGGCGTCGTGTCGCTCCCTGACAATGCGAAAATACTGGATCTGGTTTTCGAAGCCGGTCCGGAAGGGGCCTCAGAACTGAGATGGGATGCCGCACCGGGTGTAAACCTGTTCCTCGATAACAATGGTCTTTCGATTCCGGTTGATTACACGAATGGAAACATGGTCGTGACATCAGCACCCGGCCTTGCTGAATCTTATGTAACTGCAATCTGCGAAGGCAGCAGTTTTACCTATACTCTTGAAATCTCTGGTGGCACCGGTGAAATGACCTATCAATGGAAAGCACCTTCCGGGGAAACCTCTGCGCAGGCCGGACTTACTGTGACCAATGCAACGATTGACAATGCCGGCACATACGCACTGATAGTTACCGACGCCCTTGGCTGCAGCGATTCCACCCTGCTCACCCTGCAGGTTATGCCGAATCCACGCGACTGGTTTTTGCAGGATACCATTCTGTTTGAAAACGAATACCTGCTTGCCGGCCCTGCGGGTTATGCCTCTTACCTGTGGAGTACCGGCGACACCCTGCCCGAAATCACCGTAAACACCGAAGGCCTTTACACCCTTCAGCTCACCACTCACGACCTATGCGCGGGTGCTGATTCCACTTATCTTAAAATGCCGGAAGCCGAATCACCTTTTCTTGTCCCCAACGCCTTCACCCCCAACAACGACGGACTTAACGACACCTTCCGCCCGGTAGTTGATTACGAAAGGGTGCGGCAGTTCAGCATGGTAATCTACAATCGTTGGGGGCAACTGATCTTCGAAACCACCAACCCGGCAGAGGGATGGAATGGGAAGGATGCACCGGCCGGAGTGTATAGCTGGGTGATCAGTTATTCGGATATGGCGGGGAAGGTGGTGAAGATGAGGGGGAGTGTGGCGTTGGTGAAGTAAAACCTTGCCCTACCCTCTCCTCAAGTTAATGCCATTTGGCATTGCAAAGAAATAGCGCGGTGCGATATTATTGTAACAATAGCATACATTTTATCCCCTTTTTTGTATTATATTTGTACAAATTTTCCAAAAGCAATGATAATCAGAAAAGCATTTCCCCTTCTTGCCAGGCATCTTTCGAAAAAACAAATTACTGTGATCACTGGCCTCAGGAGGGTTGGTAAGTCTACCGCCCTGAATTATCTTCTTGATCAGGTTCCACATAAAAATAAACTTTACCTTGACTTTGAAAGAATCGAGAACAGGGCATTATTTAATGAAGATTCCTATAAAACGATTGAGCGTGGCCTGGAATTCCTCGGATTGGATCTGAGCAATTCCCCTGTTTTGGCACTTGATGAAATACAACTGGTGCCTAATAGTACCAGCGTAATCAAGAGCCTTTATGATTCTTTTGATATTAAGATTTTAGCTACCGGTTCGAGCTCATTTTATTTAAAAAATCATTTTTCTGAAAGTCTGGCAGGTCGCAAACAAATATTTGAATTGTGGCCGCTGGATTTTGAAGAATATTTACTTTTTAATGATGCAGATATTCGCAAATTGAAGGATGCATCTCTTATAGATTTTCATCATGTGTTTTATGAGTATTATAATCACCATTATGAGCATTATATTAAATATGGAGGATTTCCTGAGGTAGCATTGACACATGATCCCGAAGATAAAATCAACTACCTGAAGGACATTCTGAACTCCTATATTGAACTTGACATAAAGCTGCTATCAGATTTTTCAGCCAGTGATGGGTTGTATAAATTAATCAAACTTCTGGCAAACAGGGTTGGAAGTCGTGTTGATTATTCAAAGATAGCTGCAATCACCGGTCTGAACCGCCATAAGGTGAAAGAATATATCAACCTGCTGGAATACACCTACTTCATTCGATTGGTTAAACCTTTTACATCAGGTATTGATAAAGAAGTAAGCAAACAGGCAAAGATCTATTTTACCGACAACGGGTTATTAAATATAACGGGCACGTTGAGTAGCGGTGCTATATTTGAGAACGCAATATGTGGGCAACTTTCATTAAGAGGTGATTTGAATTTCTTTGAAAAATCATCAGGAACCGAAATAGACTTTATACTTGACCGGCAAACAGCCTTTGAGGTAAAAGAAACCTGTACGGCTTCAGACCTTAAAACTCTTGAAGCAAGAGCTGCAATGGTTGATTTGAAAAATTATAAACTTATAGGTCGTTATCCTCCACTATCTGGTTTCAGAAACTTTATCTGGGGAGGGAGTATTTATTAAATCGTGCAGGAATTTCAGATAAACGGATAACTTGCCCCCTTCACCGGTAGGATTATCTGATAATTACCCCATGAGCTTTAAAAAAATGCTGACTTGAAAGGGAGTGTAGCCCTGAATATAATAGCACCTCAACCCGGCTTCTCATGAATTCTGCCGGGGTCGGGCTTTGCCCTCTTAGTGATGGTATAGAAAGAATGTGCCAACGGGGATTTATTTGCCGGGTAATAAGTTATTCGGATATGGAGGGGAAGGTTGTGAGGATGAGGGGGAGTGTAGCCTTGATGAGGTAACTCCATAACCTACATCTGACGAAGGAGGAATCTCAACCCGGGAATCCCTCTATTCCATCAATTTTCTCGCTACGCTCAAAATGACGAACCGCTTTTTATTCAGCGGGAGCGGGTGGCGGCTGAACTGAAGCAGGCATCCTTTTTGCCGCCACCCGCGTCAGTCTTTTACCAACAGGCAAGCCGTCATTCCGACGAAGGAGGAATCTCAATCCGGGTATTGCTCTTTTCCATCAGATTTCTCGCTGCGCCCGATATGACGGGCCGCCTTTTATTAAACTGGAGCGGTTGGCGGCTGATCAGAAGCAGGTGTCCGTATTGCCGCCACCCGCGTCAGTCTTTTACCAACAGGCAAGCCGTCATTCCGACGAAGGAGGAATCTCAAGCCGGAAATTGCTCTTTTCCATCAGATTTCCCGCTAGGCTTGAAATGACGGATCGCCTTTTATTGAGCAGGTGGCGGCTGAAAAGAAACAGGTGACTGCTTTGCCACCACGCGCTCCCCATAACCACCTGCTGCACAAAGTCATTCCGACAAAGGAGGAATCACAAATCGACAGAGGGCGGGGGCTGAGGCAGATTCATACACATTTTAAAATTCGCGAATGCAGAATTCCCGATATTTTATACTTTTGCAAAAAATCAGGAATTTTTATGGACTTGAAAGAGATTATGGCCATTGGCGGCAAACCGGGACTCTACAAAATGGTCGCCCAGGCGAAAAACGGAATTATAGTTGAATCACTGATTGACCAGAAGCGGATTCAGGCGTTTGCCCACGAGAAAATCAGTTCTCTTGAAGAAATCAGCATTTTCACTGAAACTGAAGACAAGCCGCTCAGGGAAATCCTGAAAGATATTTATACGAAGTTAGAAGGTAAAGCAGCACCGGATTTCAGGAATGACAATGCAAAGCTAAAGACCTTCTTCGGAGAGATGGTTCCGGATTATGATAAAGAAAGGGTGTACGTTTCGCATATGCAGAAAGTAGTGTCATGGTACAACCTCCTGCAGCAGCATAACATGCTGGACTTCTCCGAACCTGAAACCACTTCGGAAAGCGGCGGCGAATCCACAGTTGATGAATAAAAGTCAGTCCGTAAAGTTTACGGACTTTTTTTTACTTTTATCCCATGACCCTGACCTATGAAAAAATACATACTTGATCTTAAAGTGCTCTCCAACAGGGCACTTAACCAGAATCACCACCTGCTCGAACTGGGGAGTAACGAACCTTTGCCGGTGATGTTTCCCGGTCAGTTTGCTGAAGTGCGGGTGGATGGTTCGCCCTCTACCTATTTGCGGCGGCCGTTTTCCATCCACCGGGTCGATCGCGGCGCCAATACTATGCATCTGCTTATAAAATCAGTCGGCGAAGGTACCCGGCATTTGTCGGCACTCAAAAAAGACGATATCCTGAACATTATGATGCCCCTGGGCAACGGTTTCACGCTTACGCGCAATTCGGAAGTACTGCTGGTGGGCGGAGGATGCGGTGTAGCTCCCTTATACTTCCTTGCAGAACAGCTTTTCAGACAGGGCAATAAGGTGAATATGCTTATCGGCGGCAAATCGGCGGGCGACGTACTGCTGGCCGACGATTACCGGGCGTTTGGCACTGTTTACGTCTCCACCGAAGACGGCACCCTGGGCGAAAAAGGTATGGTTACCGCTCACCCGGTTCTTGCTAAAAGGGTTCAGTCGTTCAGCAAAATTTATTGTTGCGGCCCCGACGGTATGATGCGGGCTGTAGCACATATCGCTGAAACAAACCATATCGACTGCGAGGTTTCCCTCGAAAACACCATGGCTTGCGGAATAGGCGCCTGCCTCTGCTGCGTGGTGGAAACACACAAGGGTAATCAGTGCGTCTGCACGGAAGGACCTGTATTTAATCCGAAAAAGCTTATAAACTGGACATCCGAAACCGAAACCGGATGCAGCCTCGATCAGTAATAAATATTCACCGGAATAATTTAAACATCAATCCATGCCTGACCTGAACGTTAAAATTCACAACCTAACGCTGAAAAATCCGGTACTGACTGCTTCCGGCACCTTTGGGTACGGCGAAGAGTTCGACGACTTCATCGATGTTAACACACTGGGAGGTATTATCGTTAAAGCCACCACCTCTAAACACAGGGAAGGAAATCCTTATCCCCGTATGGCTGAAACGCCAATGGGAATGCTTAATGCGGTAGGTCTGCAGAACAAAGGGGTGGACTATTTTGTGGAAAACATTTACCCTAAGCTGCTAAAATATAACAATTGCGTCATAGCCAATGTATCCGATTCAACCGTGGAAGGTTATGTTGAAGTAGCGGAGAAAATAAACCGCCTCGATCATATTCAGGCCATTGAACTGAACATCTCATGCCCCAATGTGAAAGAAGGGGGAATGGCATTCGGCACCAGCTGTCCTTCAGCAACTGCGGTAACCCGTGCCGTACGGGAAGTTTACGACAAAACCCTCATAGTAAAACTTTCTCCCAATGTAACCAGCATCACCGATATCGCTCTGGCAGTGGAAGAGGCGGGAGCCGATGCGATATCGCTTATCAATACCCTTCTGGGGATGGCCATTAACCCGGAAACAAGAAAACCGGTACTTTCCACCGTTACTGGCGGTTTATCAGGACCAGCCATAAAACCCGTCGCTTTACGAATGGTATGGCAGGTGGCTAAAGCCGTTAAGATCCCCGTGATCGGGATTGGGGGCATAGGTTCAGCCGCCGACGCCATAGAATTCCTTCTGGCCGGGGCTTCGGCGATACAGGTTGGCACTGCCAACTTTAACGACCCCCGGACTACGGTTAAAATTATAGCCGGCATCGAAGACTATCTCCGCCGGCATAGCATTGCAGAGGTTAAAGAACTGACCGGAGGACTGTTGCTTTAACTTCTTAAGTTCCGGCAGTACTTAACCAATCAGTCAGTAAGTGATTTAGCAAGAGGAGCTACCTCGGAGGCAACCTGCCGGTTATACTCAAAAGCCAGCGATTGATAGTTAACCGCATCGACGATGGTGCCGATAAAGCACAACCCGGCCGTCAGAAAATAGAGAATTCCCATCCCGACCTGATTCAGAATAAACCGGTGAATGCCGGCAACGCCGAGCAACCCTACCAGGCATGTCAACAAAACCATCTGTGGGTCTTTACGACGGGCACGGTATATGGCAGCAAACTGCTGTGCCTGTTTATCGCTGAAGTCCTTGATCAGCATCTGAATGTGATTCAGTTCCATCCCCTGCAGTTCGGGCAGGTGTAAAAGTACGTTTGCCATGATTTTAAAGTTTACTGTTAATAATAAAAAACTGGTTTTCTTAGTATTGTAAAAACTCTCCAGAGCAGAATTGCGACAGCGGCCAACCCCAGAGGATGTGCATGAAACGATTGAACGAACTCGCCCCTGAACAACCAGGCGATGGAATGTCCCAGACCGCAACCCGGGCAGAAGCCAAGCCCCGACAACCTCAGCGGGCAAAAGCTTGCATGCGCTTCAGCAGGCTGCATTGTCGCCATCAGCGTCAAACCGGTGATCCAGACAAGGGCTTCGAACCTTGACCTGAAGTACTGCCAACCGTGCCGGAGTTTCTCTTTCATCGCTTGCTGCTATGAATGACAAATATAGATAAGTCTGCGTCCTGTGTGCAATTTAAAATAGCTGAAATGTGAATCAGCGGATGTGGGCGGGGCAAAAAAGCGCTTGGACGGTAGAAACTGAATCCGGAACCGGAACCCCATAATGCAAACCTGCATTATAGGATCTGCGCTTTGTCAAGTCTTAAAAACAATGGATATAATGATTCAATTTCTGCCAAACAAAATAATTTCATCAGCTAAGCAGGTGTTATAATAAAATTTGTACCTTTGCCGGCCATTTCGGAGCACCGGTTAGTATTGACTTGAGTAAACTTAACGATTATTTAACATCTTGACAATCAATAGTTCACGAAGTTACACTATTTTTGCCCGCCCGATCATAAGTCTTTAATTCAGCTTTAACATAAGATGCCTTTAAACAACCTCAGAAACATTGGTATTGCCGCACACATTGATGCCGGCAAAACAACCACCACCGAACGACTGCTTTTTTTTACCGGCGTAAACAGGAAAGTCGGTGAAACCCACGACGGGCAATCAACCATGGACTTTATGAAACAAGAGCAGGAGCGCGGCATCACCATTGCCTCCGCAGCCATTTCCTGTTCATGGAACGGTACCCAGATCAATATCATCGATACACCCGGTCACGTTGACTTCACCGTTGAGGTGGAACGTTCCCTGCGTGTAATCGACGGCATGGTTGCCTTGTTCTGCGCGGTAGGCGGTGTGGAGCCCCAGAGTGAAACCGTATGGAACCAGGCAGAGCGTTATAAAGTCCCCAGAATCGCGTTTGTAAACAAGATAGACCGTACCGGGGCCGATTACCACGATGTCATCAAACAGATGAACGACAACCTCGATGCCCGTGCCGTTGCCTTTCAGATTCCGGTTGGACAGGAAGATGAATTCAAGGGAATCATCGACCTGATGAATTGCAAACTTTATACATTCAACGAAGCCGAGACCATTGTTTCTGAGATCCCCGAAGAGTTCAGGACTCAGGCGCGCGATTTCAAAGCCCAACTGGTTGAACGCCTGGCCGATTTTAATGAGGAAATTCTGGAATTGTTTCTGGAAGACAAAGAAGTTCCGGGTGAATTGCTGAAAAGGGCAGCCCGTGAAGCCACGCTCAAATTACTGATTACTCCTGTATTCTGTGGTGCTGCCTATAAAAACAAAGGAATCACCCAACTGCTGGATGCGATTGTAGATTATCTGCCGTCTCCGGTAGACAAAGGCGCCGTTGTAGGCATGGATGTTGACGATCATGAAAAAGCCCGTCACCGCAATCCTTCGCCCAAGGAGCCATTTGCTGCCCTTGCCTTTAAACTCATCCACGATCCTTATGTAGGTCAGCAGACTTTTGTCAGGGTTTATTCCGGTTCACTCCGGTCAGGCATGCAACTCATGAATTCCACCAAGGGCAAACCCGAGCGCATCGGACGTATCCTGAAAATCCGCGCCAAAGACCGCGAAGAGGTCAGTGAGGCAGGCCCGGGCGATATTGTCGCGCTGATCGGTCTGAAATACACCAAAACCGGCGATACGCTCTGCGATATGGAACAACAGCTTCATCTTGAATCCATCCATATTCCACCCAGTGTAATTGAGCTGAAAATCAACCCTGCTAGCAGGAAAGACCAGAGTAAACTGGGAGAAGCGCTCTCCAAACTGGTGAATGAAGATCCTTCGTTTCACGCCCGCTTTGATGAAGAAACAGAAGAAACCATTATCTCAGGGATGGGTGAGCTTCACCTCGAAATCATCGTTGACAGGCTGAAGCATGAATTCGGTCTTGACGTGGTGGTTGGCGAACCTGCCGTGGCTTTCCGCGAAACCATCAGCCAGGAAGTGGAAGTCGAATACCGCCACTCCAAACAAACCGGTGGTAAAGGTCAGTTTGCACAGACCCAGATCCGCATCGAGCCCAATGAAGGCAAAGGTTATGAATTTATCGACAAAATCAAGGGCGGTGCCATTCCCGGCGAATATATCCCGTCGGTTAACAAAGGCATCCTGAAAACCCTTGCCGACGGTGTACTTGCCGGCTTCCCGGTGGTGGATGTAAAAGTTGTACTGCTCGACGGACAATTCCACCCTGTTGACTCTTCCGACTTTGCCTTCCAGACCTGTGCTTCCATCTGCTTCAAGCAGGGATTTATGAAAGCAAACCCGCTGCTGCTTGAGCCTGTGATGAAGATAGAAATCAATACGCCCGACGAATACATCGGTGACATCACCGGAAACCTTACCAAGAGAAGGGGCAGAATTGAATCCATGCGCCGTCACCGCAAAGGATCACAGAAACTTAACGGTTTCGTTCCTCTGCAGGAGATGTTCGGTTATGCTACAACACTTCGCAACCTCTCGAGCGGCCGTGCAAACTATTCCATGGAATTTTACCAGTATATGCCGGTAAGCAAAGCCATTCAGGAAGAAGCGTTGAAAAAAATCGCCGAAAAGAAAAGACAGGAAGGAAAATAACCTTTTATCTTTACATATAAACTTCTGAATAATAATTTATTATCGCATCAGAAGACTTAACAAACAACCGGGGTGTCACAAAAAAAAATGGCACCCCGCTTTTATTCTCCTCTGCCCGACTCACTGAATGCGCAGACTTCTAAAGCATATTTTGCTTTACTTTGCAAAAAAAATACAATATGAATGTCCTGATTCTTGGTTCGGGCGGGCGGGAACACACCCTTGCATGGAAAATTGCACAAAGTCCTGAAGTTCAAAAGATTTTTGTCGCACCCGGTAACGCCGGAACCGGCCTGATGTGGACCAATGTCCCCATCGGCATCAACGACTTTGACGGGATCAGACGCTTTGTCCTTCAGGAAAGTATTCAGATGGTCATTGTTGGCCCTGAAGAACCCCTTGTTAACGGGATCTATGACTTTTTCATCAATGACAGTTCAATCAGCCATATTTCAGTAATAGGCCCTTCAAAAC
It includes:
- a CDS encoding T9SS type B sorting domain-containing protein — encoded protein: MKRLLILGLCIISLSVSAQREADNWIFGWSSWISFSSGSPAYVPAPNGLFSFYGSTSLSDSAGNLLFYSDGIELFNRNYDLMLNSDGLMAAAFATNPCIAFPKPGDPGKFYFFTVGGRSGTTNRAGSEYSVIDMALDGGLGGIIEGQKNIPLIAADSTYETIQGVKHGSRDAYWVILRNHRSPNKFLSYLVDQSGVNQTPVVSNCILNFPAEGNQSEYMKISADGKYLVFADRNGTAGHQGMTEIYRFNNVTGQLTPVLLFNRGSQSVQGIEFSANSDYLYMSEGIYRPSVALHERWIAQYEMSKAADLTQFMDAKVVMVRDSSVFGYGNLLLANNGKIYFAQSEDNGTSINGYLSAINNPSAKGEACNIELMVVETFNPWEGLPTFISSFMAEFEWAGSCEGDTIKFDSRFSPAPVSWLWNFGDPASGAANTSTDADPWHIYTTPGEYEVSVTVVFPNGTQHTSTRSVHIFGLPVFSLGDTIKICAGGNTVLTPGPGYASYLWSNGSFSPQITVNTPGEYWVEVRNEGDCAFTDTVQVVHHPSAVLITDNLVVSPTTCGGQTGAITGLGINGQAPFTYNWTEIISGNPAGQTPNLYNLGVGVYQLTFTDGNGCNMPATNFEIRDVGNLLIDTVTNTNALCNEANAEIFVIAVSGLGSRIQYFIRRENDTLTQWHNGLFTGLAPGIYYAWASDSTGCTSVYGQPVMVTSPDGPEITDHLMLPATAGQSDGTIILTAQSAAGDTIYYTVNGITQINDGYFDDLPAGDYLCEVTDENGCSTYISITITTLEIVYLNAIVGDGSACSGNPAFSPLYVSNFNGVRSFKVTLDYNPAIMECLGYTDVHGQLQAGMQPYLIPEAGKIIIEWSGSGVVSLPDNAKILDLVFEAGPEGASELRWDAAPGVNLFLDNNGLSIPVDYTNGNMVVTSAPGLAESYVTAICEGSSFTYTLEISGGTGEMTYQWKAPSGETSAQAGLTVTNATIDNAGTYALIVTDALGCSDSTLLTLQVMPNPRDWFLQDTILFENEYLLAGPAGYASYLWSTGDTLPEITVNTEGLYTLQLTTHDLCAGADSTYLKMPEAESPFLVPNAFTPNNDGLNDTFRPVVDYERVRQFSMVIYNRWGQLIFETTNPAEGWNGKDAPAGVYSWVISYSDMAGKVVKMRGSVALVK
- a CDS encoding dihydroorotate dehydrogenase electron transfer subunit; its protein translation is MKKYILDLKVLSNRALNQNHHLLELGSNEPLPVMFPGQFAEVRVDGSPSTYLRRPFSIHRVDRGANTMHLLIKSVGEGTRHLSALKKDDILNIMMPLGNGFTLTRNSEVLLVGGGCGVAPLYFLAEQLFRQGNKVNMLIGGKSAGDVLLADDYRAFGTVYVSTEDGTLGEKGMVTAHPVLAKRVQSFSKIYCCGPDGMMRAVAHIAETNHIDCEVSLENTMACGIGACLCCVVETHKGNQCVCTEGPVFNPKKLINWTSETETGCSLDQ
- a CDS encoding ATP-binding protein, with the protein product MIIRKAFPLLARHLSKKQITVITGLRRVGKSTALNYLLDQVPHKNKLYLDFERIENRALFNEDSYKTIERGLEFLGLDLSNSPVLALDEIQLVPNSTSVIKSLYDSFDIKILATGSSSFYLKNHFSESLAGRKQIFELWPLDFEEYLLFNDADIRKLKDASLIDFHHVFYEYYNHHYEHYIKYGGFPEVALTHDPEDKINYLKDILNSYIELDIKLLSDFSASDGLYKLIKLLANRVGSRVDYSKIAAITGLNRHKVKEYINLLEYTYFIRLVKPFTSGIDKEVSKQAKIYFTDNGLLNITGTLSSGAIFENAICGQLSLRGDLNFFEKSSGTEIDFILDRQTAFEVKETCTASDLKTLEARAAMVDLKNYKLIGRYPPLSGFRNFIWGGSIY
- a CDS encoding DUF5606 family protein, which encodes MDLKEIMAIGGKPGLYKMVAQAKNGIIVESLIDQKRIQAFAHEKISSLEEISIFTETEDKPLREILKDIYTKLEGKAAPDFRNDNAKLKTFFGEMVPDYDKERVYVSHMQKVVSWYNLLQQHNMLDFSEPETTSESGGESTVDE
- a CDS encoding glycosyltransferase family protein — protein: MKVSGFTFIRNAVKFDYPVVEAITSILPICDEFVVAVGNSEDGTRDLILGIGSPKIRIIDTVWDDSLREGGRVLALETDKAFDALNSDSDWAFYIQGDEVLHEQYLEPVREAMLRWKDDPRVEGLLLNYTHFYGSYDYIGDSRRWYRREVRVIRNDKSIRSYRDAQGFRKDGRPLNVKPVEATMYHYGWVKPPELQQAKQEYFHKLWHNDEWVEKKIPKADSFDYSGIDSLALFKGTHPAVMQNRINRLNWLFSFDPTQKRLPFKSRLLHFIESLTGWRIGEYRNYRVIK